A region of Candidatus Bathyarchaeota archaeon DNA encodes the following proteins:
- a CDS encoding oligosaccharide flippase family protein, whose product MQKALEMGKKSATGSFQLFIGVAASTIIMAIGTIILARLIKPEEYGLYTIALIPSYMANLFRDWGVNSAIARYTASLRAENKDENAYPIIISGIIFELAAGLALSIILVALSGFIASTVFQRPGASSLIAVASVTVLAGALLAAAQSTFIGFERMELNSLTSICQAIAKTITSPLLVFAGYGALGATLGYTISFIFATIIGLIALYLAIIRGLKARNAEINGLSQTLKAMLRYGIPLSIASIISGFLAQFYAFLMAIYCTDTMIGNYQVATQFATLLTFFSIPISTVLFPVFSKINPKKEGELLQSVFASSVKYTAIFLVPATTAIMVLSKPMICTLFGEKWAYAPLFLTMHVIGNLFAIFGNLSLGNLLAGLGETKTQMKLSLITLAFGMPLAFVLIPSAGIVGLITTSIVAGLPSLSIGSYWVWKHYNVRVDIKSSTKILATSFIAAATTFLVTNTMAYADWIKLVAGITTFLITYIVAAPAVGAVEKADVANLKIMFSGLGVISKLLSIPLSTMEAILGFLG is encoded by the coding sequence ATGCAAAAAGCCCTAGAAATGGGCAAAAAATCCGCCACAGGAAGCTTCCAACTATTCATAGGCGTGGCAGCCTCCACCATAATTATGGCAATAGGCACAATAATATTGGCTAGGCTTATAAAACCAGAAGAATATGGCCTATACACAATAGCCCTAATCCCATCATACATGGCTAATCTCTTCAGAGACTGGGGCGTAAACTCAGCCATAGCAAGATACACAGCCAGCCTAAGGGCTGAAAACAAAGATGAAAACGCCTACCCAATAATCATTTCAGGCATAATCTTCGAACTAGCCGCAGGACTCGCTTTGTCCATAATCTTGGTTGCCCTATCTGGTTTTATCGCTTCAACAGTATTCCAAAGACCAGGAGCCTCATCTCTAATTGCCGTGGCTTCCGTCACGGTGCTTGCAGGAGCCCTTCTTGCAGCCGCGCAATCAACCTTCATAGGCTTTGAAAGAATGGAATTAAACAGCCTAACCAGCATTTGCCAAGCAATAGCGAAGACTATCACATCCCCGCTTCTAGTGTTTGCGGGCTATGGTGCTTTAGGGGCAACCTTAGGCTATACAATATCATTTATATTCGCAACAATAATTGGGCTAATAGCACTATACCTAGCCATAATTAGGGGTTTAAAAGCCAGAAACGCTGAGATAAACGGTTTAAGCCAAACTTTGAAGGCTATGCTACGTTACGGAATTCCCCTATCAATAGCTTCAATTATAAGCGGTTTCTTGGCGCAGTTCTATGCTTTTTTGATGGCGATATATTGTACAGACACCATGATAGGCAATTATCAAGTGGCAACCCAATTTGCCACGTTGCTGACGTTTTTCTCAATTCCCATATCAACAGTTCTTTTCCCAGTTTTCTCAAAAATTAACCCGAAAAAAGAGGGGGAACTGCTACAATCAGTGTTTGCATCTTCAGTTAAGTATACTGCAATATTCCTTGTGCCAGCAACTACGGCAATAATGGTTTTGTCTAAACCAATGATATGCACACTTTTCGGAGAAAAGTGGGCTTACGCGCCGCTATTTCTAACCATGCATGTGATAGGCAATCTATTCGCGATTTTTGGAAACCTAAGCCTAGGAAACCTTTTGGCAGGCTTGGGTGAAACAAAAACTCAAATGAAACTAAGCCTAATAACGCTGGCATTCGGCATGCCACTAGCTTTCGTGCTTATACCCTCCGCCGGCATAGTGGGCCTCATAACAACAAGCATAGTGGCGGGACTGCCAAGCTTGTCCATCGGATCATACTGGGTTTGGAAGCACTACAACGTTAGAGTTGACATTAAATCCTCTACAAAAATATTAGCAACGTCCTTTATCGCGGCAGCAACAACATTTCTGGTAACAAACACCATGGCATACGCAGATTGGATAAAGTTGGTTGCTGGAATCACAACCTTTTTGATAACCTACATTGTCGCAGCTCCAGCGGTGGGCGCGGTTGAAAAAGCTGACGTTGCAAATTTAAAAATAATGTTTTCAGGTTTAGGGGTAATTTCGAAACTTTTAAGCATTCCACTATCCACTATGGAAGCTATTCTAGGCTTTTTGGGATAA
- a CDS encoding glycosyltransferase family 2 protein, whose translation MPNNVVSVIIPAYNEEKTLGSVIEETAQIMESLGLPYEIIVVDDGSEDRTREVASKYKVTVLSNGGNMGKGYALRKGFQHANGNIIVTIDADGSHKPKEIPDLINTLVDGADVVAGSRFLGKNKNHTSKLHVFGNHLINMTIMVLTGKKITDSQTGLRALKREFLKSISLESNGYEIETEITMKGLKNGFVFKEIPISCEKRKNGVSRLSALRQGPKILKTILKHAVAPK comes from the coding sequence ATGCCGAACAACGTTGTATCGGTGATTATTCCAGCATATAATGAAGAGAAAACACTAGGCAGCGTAATCGAAGAAACAGCCCAAATAATGGAAAGTTTAGGCCTTCCATACGAGATAATCGTTGTAGACGACGGTTCTGAAGACCGTACGCGGGAAGTGGCGAGCAAATACAAGGTTACAGTGCTGTCAAACGGAGGAAACATGGGAAAAGGCTACGCCCTAAGAAAGGGTTTTCAACACGCCAACGGCAACATAATTGTAACTATAGACGCAGACGGCTCCCACAAGCCTAAGGAAATCCCAGATCTGATTAACACATTAGTGGACGGCGCAGATGTAGTGGCTGGTTCAAGGTTTTTAGGAAAAAACAAAAACCACACCTCAAAACTCCACGTGTTCGGCAACCATCTCATAAACATGACAATTATGGTTTTAACGGGAAAAAAGATCACAGACAGTCAAACTGGGCTAAGAGCCTTAAAAAGAGAATTCCTTAAAAGCATAAGTTTGGAGTCTAACGGCTACGAGATTGAAACTGAAATAACCATGAAAGGATTAAAAAATGGCTTTGTTTTCAAAGAGATACCTATAAGCTGTGAAAAAAGAAAAAATGGGGTGTCAAGGCTAAGCGCGCTACGACAAGGCCCAAAAATCTTAAAAACAATTTTAAAACATGCGGTTGCGCCGAAATAG